The following nucleotide sequence is from Lacinutrix sp. Hel_I_90.
CCCAATGGTCATAACGCTCATGATTTGCAATAATGTCTTGTGCTAACGAGATGGCAGTACCACTAGGAGCATCTAATTTTTGTGTATGATGAATTTCTTCTAAGGTCACGTGGTAATCCTTTAATGAAGCCATCATTTTTGCTAAATTTTTGTTGAGCTCAAAAAAAATGTTCACCCCTAAACTAAAATTTGAGGCATAAATAAAAGCGCCTTGCTTTTCTTGGCACAACAGAACCATGTCTTCATAATGGTCTAACCAACCGGTAGTACCTGAAATAACAGGAACGTTATGATTAAAACAATTTGAAATATTGTGCACAGCAGCATCAGGCACACTAAAATCAATAGCTACGTCTGCTTCCTTAATGCCTTCATTTATAGTTTCGGAGGTTTTTAAAACAATCGTATGCCCACGCTGTACGGCAATCGTTTCTATTGTTTTTCCCATTTTACCATAGCCTAGTAAAGCGATTTTCATATCCAATTTTATTTTCACTCCCTTATAGACGGGAATTTAGTTTTGTTTTTATTTCCTTAATCCCGAAGTATCGGGAGAAACCCCATTAATACATAGATATTAGATAATTAATTTAATCTATCTTAAAGTTTAAAGTCAGACCCAAACTACCCGTATTATCAAAGGCATCAATTTTATAATGTGGTTTTAAAGTGAGATCATCATCAATATTATACTGCAGTAAATGTGCATCTACATTAGCATCTATAATATTCAAAGCATACAATCCCACGGTGACTAAAAGTGATAATTCTTTATTTCTACGGAGCGATTTTTGGGCTTCCCGTAAACCATCATCTGTAAAACGCCCTTGAAATTCATCATCTTCAAAACCGGCCAATCGGCGTTTATAAGCTTCTCTAACGCGCTTGTAGTCTTTATTATTTGAGGTGTAAAAATAGATACTTGTTCCCAATGCTGCATAAACAATAGGAATTTTCCAATATTTTTTATTGTAAGCTTGACCTAAACCAGGTAAAACAGCAGAGTAGAAGGCTGCACGTGCTGGCGCCAAAGGATCTATGGGTTGCTTTACTAGAGTAGAATCGAACGCGATTTTTAGCTCTTTATTGGCACCTAATGTAGTATCTTTTTTTTTGTTTTTTTCGTTTTGTGCTTCGGTAGAAAAACCAAGACATAAAAAACAAAGGAGTGTTATAAGCGGTTTATTCAGCACCTTTGACTAACTTTTTTATACGATTAAAATCTTCTTCAGAATGGAAAGGAATCGTTATTTTACCTTTACCATTACTGGATACTTTAACGTCTATTTTATGCCCAAAGTATTCTGAAAATGCCGAGATCCCTTTTTTAACATATTTTGGCAATTCTTCGGCTTCAGTCTCTTTTTTAGGGACTTTAACTTCTTTTGTGGTGTTGTAGTTTTTTACTAAGGCTTCTGTTTCACGAACCGATAATTTATTAGATAAAATTTTCTCATAAATAGCCAACTGTATCGTTTGATCTTCAATATTAATAATCGCACGACCATGACCCATAGATAAAAAACCATCACGCATACCTGTTTGAATAATGGGATCCAACTTCAACAAACGTAAATAGTTTGCTATAGTAGACCGTTTTTTTCCAACGCGATCGCTCATTTGCTCTTGCGTTAGATTTATCTCGTCTATTAAACGTTGGTATGAAAGTGCAATTTCTATAGGATCTAAATCTTGGCGCTGAATATTTTCAACCAAAGCCATTTCCAAACTTTCTTGATCATTAGCGATTCTAATGTAAGCAGGAATGGTTTCGAGGCCTATTAAAGACGACGCGCGATAACGACGCTCACCAGAGACCAATTGGTATTTGTCAAATCCTAATTTTCTTACTGTTATAGGCTGGATTACACCAAGCTCTTTTATTGAAGAAGCTAGTTCGCGAAGTGATTCTTCATTAAAATTAGTACGTGGTTGAAACGGGTTCATGTCTATAGAATCCAATTCCAGTTCCACAATGTTACCTATTACTTTGTCTGCATTTTTATCCTGTACAGATTGTATGTCATTGCTTGGGTCTTTCAGCAAAGCCGAAAGCCCTCTGCCTAAAGCCTGTTTCTTTGTTGCCTTCGCCATGTTTAGGAGTTTTTATTAATTATTTCTTTTGCTAAACTCAAAT
It contains:
- a CDS encoding DUF5683 domain-containing protein; the protein is MLNKPLITLLCFLCLGFSTEAQNEKNKKKDTTLGANKELKIAFDSTLVKQPIDPLAPARAAFYSAVLPGLGQAYNKKYWKIPIVYAALGTSIYFYTSNNKDYKRVREAYKRRLAGFEDDEFQGRFTDDGLREAQKSLRRNKELSLLVTVGLYALNIIDANVDAHLLQYNIDDDLTLKPHYKIDAFDNTGSLGLTLNFKID
- a CDS encoding ParB/RepB/Spo0J family partition protein translates to MAKATKKQALGRGLSALLKDPSNDIQSVQDKNADKVIGNIVELELDSIDMNPFQPRTNFNEESLRELASSIKELGVIQPITVRKLGFDKYQLVSGERRYRASSLIGLETIPAYIRIANDQESLEMALVENIQRQDLDPIEIALSYQRLIDEINLTQEQMSDRVGKKRSTIANYLRLLKLDPIIQTGMRDGFLSMGHGRAIINIEDQTIQLAIYEKILSNKLSVRETEALVKNYNTTKEVKVPKKETEAEELPKYVKKGISAFSEYFGHKIDVKVSSNGKGKITIPFHSEEDFNRIKKLVKGAE
- the dapB gene encoding 4-hydroxy-tetrahydrodipicolinate reductase, with product MKIALLGYGKMGKTIETIAVQRGHTIVLKTSETINEGIKEADVAIDFSVPDAAVHNISNCFNHNVPVISGTTGWLDHYEDMVLLCQEKQGAFIYASNFSLGVNIFFELNKNLAKMMASLKDYHVTLEEIHHTQKLDAPSGTAISLAQDIIANHERYDHWALDQKQDKTIPITAKRIENVSGTHSIDYISDVDTIEIKHTAHSRQGFALGAVVAAEWLLGKTGVFTMKDVLNIG